From one Zhongshania sp. R06B22 genomic stretch:
- a CDS encoding PepSY-associated TM helix domain-containing protein: MNRILFNIHRVLAFLICLPLLLICVSGSALVFKHELDSILMPERVLVGEATATRLPFDTLLQSFNSHYPGYEVTGWRIFAKPNRSDLVYVMAHGGSDWSSLFVDPYTAKILSPPQPPRYYLTDALRELHYQLLLGKVGLFIAALLAVLMCLQAITGLILHRKFWKVLFTLRFQARPIIYLGDMHKLVGVLVSPVLLVLGVTGAYWNINQLIYSVAQPLAAPYIVDQRLYNSSLSVDALVAESRKRFPGFEVSFIALPAKPGYAINVLGGRDRQNPFFSEFSVSLSYHAQTGVLITARDIQDAELGDQITHSFRRLHFGDVAGLGSRMIWALVGFSPLALMLSGLSMYYLRRPVRKRIAERRREGRAQ, from the coding sequence ATGAATAGAATACTGTTTAATATCCACCGAGTATTGGCATTTCTTATCTGCCTGCCACTGTTGCTGATTTGCGTTAGTGGCAGTGCGCTGGTGTTTAAGCATGAATTAGATTCGATATTGATGCCCGAGCGCGTTCTTGTTGGTGAAGCGACCGCGACGCGCTTGCCCTTCGATACACTGCTACAGTCATTTAATAGTCATTACCCCGGCTACGAAGTCACTGGCTGGCGAATTTTTGCGAAGCCAAATCGATCTGATTTGGTTTATGTGATGGCCCATGGCGGCAGCGATTGGTCTTCGCTGTTTGTCGATCCCTATACCGCTAAAATATTGTCACCGCCGCAGCCGCCGCGATATTACTTAACTGATGCGCTGCGTGAACTCCATTACCAGTTATTGCTAGGTAAGGTGGGTCTATTTATTGCTGCCTTGCTTGCAGTGTTGATGTGCTTGCAAGCAATCACCGGCTTAATTCTGCATCGCAAGTTTTGGAAAGTCTTATTCACCCTTCGTTTTCAGGCGCGACCGATTATCTATCTGGGCGATATGCACAAATTGGTCGGTGTACTGGTCTCGCCGGTGCTTCTAGTGCTGGGGGTAACGGGGGCTTACTGGAATATCAATCAGCTGATCTACAGCGTCGCTCAGCCTCTTGCCGCGCCATATATCGTAGATCAGCGGCTGTACAATTCAAGTCTGTCTGTGGACGCCTTGGTGGCGGAAAGTCGTAAACGCTTTCCTGGCTTTGAGGTGAGTTTTATTGCTCTTCCCGCCAAACCCGGCTATGCCATTAATGTGCTAGGTGGCCGTGACCGGCAAAACCCTTTCTTCAGTGAATTTTCTGTTTCCTTGAGCTACCACGCTCAAACTGGTGTCCTGATTACGGCGCGGGACATTCAGGATGCTGAGCTTGGGGATCAGATCACCCATAGCTTTCGACGCCTTCATTTCGGCGATGTTGCCGGTTTAGGCAGTCGGATGATATGGGCATTGGTGGGTTTTAGCCCGCTGGCATTGATGCTGAGCGGGCTGTCGATGTATTACTTGCGCAGACCGGTGCGAAAGAGGATAGCAGAGCGGCGGCGTGAAGGCCGAGCGCAATAA
- a CDS encoding putative metalloprotease CJM1_0395 family protein — MNPVAGSSINPISRPSLRPVTPVELASSSAGANVANTKPINTALPRPVTAPEFEEAPLNLLRPSKTAESIFAEQGVSPAKMAILSAKPVLLAEAILSPEGMIYAVDTGGRGRSAEGQSEAAKQLGLSATVGDGSPNEQESRAESAEKSSSAAQSREQEQDIQAEVRDLAARDREVRNHELAHSVAGGRYSGSPSYEFKRGPDGNNYAVNGEVSIDLARAATPQATIEKMEIVRQAALAPAEPSSQDRQVAAEAARIGAQARQELLAESSQTSQNTVSTTSVGAVQQSLESESNSLRDGQQSEAQQRADVDTLKARRVSSLYSENSGLFEREPAGVVNSRA; from the coding sequence ATGAATCCGGTAGCCGGCTCGTCGATTAATCCTATATCTCGGCCCAGTTTACGGCCAGTGACGCCGGTGGAATTGGCTTCTTCCTCGGCGGGCGCAAATGTAGCTAATACAAAGCCCATCAACACCGCTCTGCCTAGGCCTGTCACTGCGCCTGAGTTTGAAGAAGCTCCCCTAAATCTACTAAGACCCTCTAAAACCGCTGAATCAATTTTCGCCGAGCAGGGGGTATCTCCCGCCAAAATGGCAATATTGTCGGCAAAACCGGTATTACTTGCAGAAGCAATATTGTCGCCAGAAGGCATGATATACGCCGTGGATACGGGTGGCCGGGGTCGGTCCGCTGAAGGTCAAAGCGAGGCCGCTAAACAGCTTGGTTTATCCGCTACGGTAGGTGATGGTTCGCCGAATGAGCAAGAAAGTCGGGCGGAGAGCGCAGAAAAATCATCCAGCGCCGCGCAGAGCCGCGAGCAAGAGCAGGACATTCAAGCTGAGGTGCGCGATCTAGCCGCCCGCGACCGCGAGGTGCGTAATCACGAGCTTGCTCACTCAGTAGCGGGTGGGCGTTACAGTGGCTCGCCCAGTTACGAGTTTAAGCGCGGCCCTGATGGCAATAATTATGCAGTGAATGGAGAGGTCAGCATCGATTTGGCTAGAGCCGCGACCCCTCAAGCTACCATTGAGAAGATGGAAATTGTCCGCCAGGCAGCCTTGGCGCCGGCGGAGCCGAGTAGTCAAGACCGTCAAGTTGCGGCTGAGGCGGCTCGAATTGGAGCTCAGGCGCGTCAAGAGTTGCTTGCTGAATCGAGTCAGACTTCTCAAAACACGGTGAGCACTACTAGCGTGGGAGCTGTGCAGCAAAGCTTGGAAAGTGAGTCGAATTCATTGCGCGACGGTCAGCAAAGCGAGGCTCAACAAAGAGCAGATGTCGACACGCTTAAAGCTCGGCGAGTTAGCAGTCTGTATTCAGAAAATAGCGGCTTATTCGAGCGCGAGCCGGCAGGGGTGGTAAACAGTCGGGCTTAA
- a CDS encoding DEAD/DEAH box helicase — protein sequence MSFTSLGLSAQILAAVAEQGYDTPSPIQAQAIPAVLEGRDVMAAAQTGTGKTAGFTLPILELLSRGERAQANQARVLILTPTRELAAQVGESVATYGKHLPLRSAVVFGGVKINPQMIKLRRGVDVLVATPGRLLDLYNQNAVKFKQLEILVLDEADRMLDMGFIHDIRKILAVLPKQRQNLMFSATFSGDIRELAKGLVNNPVEISINPEITTAKSVTQSIYPVDKSQKPALLTHLINSNNWQQVLIFSKTKHGANRLAAHLEKAGIGAAAIHGNKSQGARTKALADFKSGAVRALVATDIAARGLDIDQLPQVVNFDLPNVPEDYVHRIGRTGRAGAVGSAVSLVCSDDFKLLADIERLIQEVLPRETLAGFEPTHALPESRLNQRPARKPRPKSHTEHRDGQRPAARRSGRPSGNGNSNGNRARSSAPKV from the coding sequence ATGAGTTTTACCTCCCTGGGCTTATCCGCCCAAATTTTGGCGGCTGTTGCCGAGCAAGGTTACGACACCCCTTCCCCCATTCAAGCACAGGCCATTCCAGCAGTATTAGAAGGCCGTGACGTTATGGCCGCAGCGCAAACCGGCACCGGCAAAACAGCGGGATTCACGCTGCCTATTTTGGAATTACTATCCCGAGGCGAGCGCGCTCAGGCGAATCAAGCTCGTGTTTTAATTTTAACGCCAACCCGCGAACTTGCCGCGCAAGTGGGCGAGAGCGTAGCAACATACGGCAAACATTTGCCGCTGCGCTCAGCGGTGGTATTTGGCGGCGTTAAAATCAACCCGCAAATGATTAAATTACGCCGTGGCGTAGACGTGTTAGTTGCCACCCCCGGTCGGCTATTAGACTTGTACAATCAAAACGCCGTCAAATTTAAGCAGCTGGAAATTTTAGTATTGGACGAAGCCGATCGCATGCTAGACATGGGCTTTATTCACGACATTCGTAAAATTCTGGCGGTATTGCCAAAGCAGCGTCAAAACCTGATGTTTTCCGCCACCTTCTCTGGTGATATTCGCGAACTCGCGAAAGGCTTGGTAAACAACCCGGTGGAAATTTCTATTAACCCAGAAATCACAACCGCCAAAAGCGTTACTCAGTCAATTTATCCGGTTGATAAAAGTCAGAAACCAGCCTTATTAACGCATCTGATTAACAGCAATAACTGGCAACAGGTTCTTATATTCTCGAAAACGAAGCATGGAGCCAACCGCCTAGCTGCGCACTTAGAAAAAGCAGGCATCGGCGCCGCAGCGATTCACGGCAATAAAAGCCAGGGCGCGCGCACCAAGGCCTTAGCCGACTTTAAAAGCGGTGCAGTGCGCGCCTTAGTCGCAACCGATATCGCCGCCCGCGGTTTAGATATTGACCAACTTCCACAGGTGGTCAATTTTGATTTACCGAATGTTCCAGAAGACTATGTACACCGTATTGGTCGTACCGGTCGCGCTGGTGCAGTCGGCAGCGCGGTATCCTTGGTTTGCTCGGATGACTTTAAACTATTAGCCGACATCGAGCGTCTAATTCAAGAAGTGCTGCCAAGGGAAACACTGGCTGGCTTTGAGCCAACTCACGCTCTGCCAGAGTCACGTTTAAATCAACGCCCAGCACGGAAGCCTAGACCCAAAAGCCACACTGAACACCGCGATGGTCAGCGCCCCGCCGCCCGCCGTAGCGGACGCCCAAGTGGCAATGGCAACAGCAACGGTAATCGCGCTCGCTCTTCGGCACCAAAAGTCTAA